A genomic region of Caulobacter sp. NIBR2454 contains the following coding sequences:
- a CDS encoding acyl-CoA dehydrogenase C-terminal domain-containing protein produces the protein MAYQPPVRDHAFLLRDVLKIDQYAELPAFADAAIDVVDQIIEEAGRFTGEVLAPLNSVGDKQGCVWNSDYSVKTPDGFKEAYKQLCEGGWTAIGSDPAYGGQGLPHVVNLSFSEMSSSANMAFSMYPGLAHGAYSAIHYGGSDEQKDLYLPKMVSGEWTGTMNLTEPHCGTDLGLLRTKAVPQADGSYRITGQKIWISAGEHDMADNIVHLVLARIEGAPAGVKGISLFIVPKFLPKADGSVGERNEGAKCVGLEEKMGIHGNATCVMQYEDAQGWLIGEENSGLKLMFVMMNEARLGVGLQGVAQAEAAYQAAVSFAKDRLQGRSLTGPKNPDGPADPIIVHPDVRRMLLDSKAVIEGGRAFLFWTALHGDLAHAHPDEAVRQKANDYMGLMTPVLKGYLTDKGFKICSDAMQVHGGSGFTEHFPASQYLRDCRIALIYEGTNGIQALDLVGRKLAANGGRAVMSFFAEVDQFVADNGQDADLKLFIDGLAEAKAQLQDATLWLMQNGLQNPDNAGAASTDYMHLFGLAGLAYMWALMAKAANAKIAEGSTDPFYATKLTTGRYFVERLLPDAASHLAKLKTGSATLMSLPAEAF, from the coding sequence ATGGCTTACCAACCGCCCGTCCGTGACCACGCCTTCCTGCTGCGCGACGTGCTCAAGATCGACCAGTACGCAGAGCTGCCGGCCTTCGCCGACGCCGCGATCGATGTGGTGGATCAAATCATCGAGGAAGCCGGCCGCTTCACCGGCGAAGTGCTGGCGCCGCTGAACAGCGTTGGCGACAAGCAGGGTTGCGTCTGGAATTCCGACTACTCGGTCAAGACGCCGGACGGCTTCAAGGAAGCCTACAAGCAGCTTTGCGAAGGCGGCTGGACGGCCATCGGCTCCGACCCCGCGTATGGCGGCCAGGGCTTGCCGCACGTGGTGAACCTGTCGTTCTCGGAGATGAGCAGTTCGGCCAATATGGCCTTCTCCATGTATCCGGGCCTGGCGCACGGCGCCTATTCGGCCATCCACTACGGCGGTTCGGACGAGCAGAAGGACCTGTACCTGCCCAAGATGGTGTCCGGCGAATGGACCGGCACCATGAACCTGACCGAGCCGCATTGCGGCACGGACCTGGGCCTGCTGCGCACCAAGGCGGTTCCGCAGGCTGACGGCAGCTATCGCATCACCGGCCAGAAGATCTGGATCAGCGCCGGCGAGCACGACATGGCCGACAACATCGTCCACTTGGTCCTGGCCCGCATCGAGGGCGCGCCGGCCGGGGTGAAGGGCATCAGCCTGTTCATCGTGCCGAAGTTCCTGCCCAAGGCGGACGGCTCGGTAGGAGAGCGTAACGAAGGCGCCAAGTGTGTCGGTCTCGAAGAGAAGATGGGCATCCACGGCAACGCCACCTGCGTCATGCAGTACGAGGACGCCCAAGGCTGGCTGATCGGCGAAGAGAACAGCGGCCTGAAGCTGATGTTCGTGATGATGAACGAGGCCCGCCTCGGCGTTGGCCTCCAGGGCGTCGCCCAGGCCGAGGCGGCCTATCAGGCCGCCGTGTCGTTCGCCAAGGATCGCCTGCAAGGCCGTTCGCTGACCGGCCCCAAGAATCCGGACGGCCCGGCCGATCCGATCATTGTCCACCCGGACGTGCGCCGCATGCTGCTGGACTCCAAGGCGGTGATCGAAGGCGGTCGCGCCTTTCTGTTCTGGACCGCCCTGCACGGTGATCTGGCGCATGCTCACCCGGACGAGGCCGTGCGCCAGAAGGCCAACGACTACATGGGCCTGATGACGCCGGTGCTGAAAGGTTACCTGACGGACAAGGGCTTCAAGATCTGCTCGGACGCCATGCAGGTGCATGGCGGCTCGGGCTTCACCGAGCATTTCCCGGCCAGCCAGTACCTGCGCGATTGCCGCATCGCCCTGATCTATGAGGGAACCAACGGCATCCAGGCCCTGGATCTGGTGGGCCGAAAGCTGGCGGCCAATGGCGGTCGCGCGGTGATGAGCTTCTTCGCCGAGGTCGATCAATTCGTGGCCGACAACGGCCAGGATGCGGACCTGAAGCTGTTCATTGACGGGCTGGCGGAGGCCAAGGCCCAACTTCAGGACGCGACCCTGTGGTTGATGCAGAACGGCCTGCAGAACCCCGACAACGCCGGCGCCGCTTCGACCGACTACATGCACCTCTTTGGTCTGGCGGGTCTGGCCTACATGTGGGCGCTGATGGCCAAGGCGGCTAACGCCAAGATCGCCGAGGGCTCCACCGATCCCTTCTATGCGACCAAGCTGACGACGGGCCGATATTTCGTCGAACGCCTCTTGCCTGACGCGGCGTCGCATCTGGCGAAGTTGAAGACGGGCTCGGCGACGCTGATGTCGCTGCCGGCGGAGGCCTTCTGA
- a CDS encoding acyl-CoA dehydrogenase family protein: protein MGVLQVERPASLAEEDIVIFEDAVGRFFDEHAPESTVARWRDNGVVDRQMWNKAGEAGLLCLSMPEEYGGPGGDYRHEAILMEQLGLKGVDGFGISLHNAIVAPYILHYGTEEQKQRWLPRMATGELVGAIAMTEPGAGSDLQGVKTTAIKDGNQYVINGSKTFITNGQTANLICVVAKTDPSQGARGVSLLFVETDGAEGFERGRNLDKIGHEAQDTSELFFNDVKIPTENLLGVDEGQGFFQLMGQLPQERLNIAVQGMATIERALTVTLDYVKNRKAFGKALIDFQNTQFKLAECKTEATVARVFVNHCIEQHLAGKLDAATASMAKYWISDLENKIVDECLQLFGGYGYMNEYPIARMYRDSRVQRIYGGTNEIMKLLIARTL, encoded by the coding sequence ATGGGCGTGTTGCAAGTCGAACGGCCGGCCTCTCTGGCCGAGGAAGACATCGTCATCTTCGAGGACGCGGTCGGTCGGTTCTTCGACGAGCACGCGCCCGAAAGCACCGTCGCCCGCTGGCGCGATAACGGCGTGGTGGACCGGCAGATGTGGAACAAGGCGGGGGAGGCGGGCCTGCTCTGCCTTTCCATGCCTGAGGAGTATGGCGGCCCCGGCGGCGACTATCGCCACGAGGCCATCCTTATGGAGCAACTGGGCCTCAAGGGCGTCGACGGCTTCGGCATCAGCCTGCACAACGCCATCGTCGCGCCCTACATCCTCCACTACGGCACCGAGGAGCAGAAGCAGCGCTGGCTGCCACGCATGGCCACCGGCGAACTGGTCGGCGCCATCGCCATGACCGAACCGGGCGCCGGCTCGGATCTGCAGGGCGTCAAGACGACGGCCATAAAGGACGGCAACCAGTACGTCATCAACGGCTCCAAGACTTTCATCACCAACGGCCAGACGGCCAATCTGATCTGCGTGGTGGCCAAGACCGATCCCAGCCAGGGCGCGCGGGGCGTGTCCCTGCTGTTCGTGGAGACCGACGGGGCCGAGGGCTTCGAGCGCGGCCGCAACCTCGACAAGATCGGCCACGAGGCCCAGGACACCTCGGAGCTGTTCTTCAATGACGTGAAGATCCCGACCGAGAACCTGCTGGGCGTCGACGAGGGCCAGGGCTTCTTCCAGCTGATGGGTCAGCTGCCGCAGGAGCGGTTGAACATCGCCGTCCAGGGCATGGCGACCATCGAGCGGGCGCTGACCGTGACTCTGGACTACGTCAAGAACCGCAAGGCGTTCGGCAAGGCGCTGATCGACTTCCAGAACACCCAGTTCAAGCTGGCCGAATGCAAGACCGAGGCGACTGTCGCCCGCGTCTTCGTCAATCACTGCATCGAGCAACACCTGGCCGGAAAGCTGGATGCGGCCACCGCCTCCATGGCCAAGTACTGGATCAGCGATCTGGAGAACAAGATCGTCGACGAGTGCCTGCAACTGTTCGGCGGCTATGGCTACATGAACGAATATCCGATCGCCCGGATGTACCGCGACAGTCGCGTGCAGCGCATCTACGGCGGCACCAATGAGATCATGAAGCTCCTCATCGCGAGGACGCTGTGA
- a CDS encoding acetyl-CoA C-acetyltransferase, whose protein sequence is MADAYIFDAVRTPRGKGKKDGALHEITALSLATQVLENLRDRNGLDTSKVDDVVLGCVAPVGEQGSDIARTAVLTADYAETTAGVQINRFCASGLEAVNMAAAKVISGEADMAIGGGVESMSRVPMGSDGGAWPTDPSSAFKTYFAPQGVSADLIATLYGFSRDDVDAYAVESQKRAAKAWAEKRFDKSVIKVKDQLGLTILDHDEHMRPDASMQSLASLNASFQGIGDMAFDAVVTQRYPQVERVNHVHHAGNSSGIVDGAAGVLIGTKEMGAALGLKPRARIMGMASIGSEPSIMLTGPSFVTEKLLKKLGMNVGDIDLYELNEAFAAVVLRMMQALDIPHEKMNVNGGAIAMGHPLGATGAMILGTVLDELERTDKETGLITLCVGAGMGTATVIERV, encoded by the coding sequence ATGGCCGACGCTTATATCTTCGACGCCGTGCGCACCCCGCGCGGCAAGGGCAAGAAAGACGGCGCGCTGCACGAGATCACGGCGCTGTCCCTGGCCACCCAGGTTCTGGAGAACCTGCGCGACCGCAACGGCCTGGACACCTCCAAGGTTGACGACGTCGTCCTCGGCTGCGTCGCGCCAGTAGGCGAGCAAGGGTCAGACATCGCCCGCACCGCCGTGCTGACGGCCGACTACGCCGAGACCACGGCCGGCGTGCAGATCAACCGCTTCTGCGCCTCTGGCTTGGAGGCGGTGAACATGGCCGCCGCCAAGGTCATTTCCGGCGAGGCCGACATGGCCATCGGCGGCGGCGTCGAGAGCATGAGCCGCGTGCCCATGGGCAGCGACGGCGGCGCCTGGCCGACCGATCCGTCCAGCGCCTTCAAGACCTATTTCGCGCCGCAGGGCGTCAGCGCCGACCTGATCGCCACCCTCTACGGCTTCAGCCGCGACGACGTGGACGCCTATGCCGTCGAGAGCCAGAAGCGCGCCGCCAAGGCCTGGGCCGAGAAGCGCTTCGACAAGTCCGTCATCAAGGTGAAGGACCAGCTCGGCCTGACCATCCTGGACCATGACGAGCACATGCGTCCGGACGCCAGCATGCAGAGCCTGGCGTCGCTGAACGCCTCGTTCCAGGGCATCGGCGACATGGCCTTCGACGCGGTGGTCACCCAGCGCTATCCGCAGGTGGAGCGCGTGAACCATGTCCACCACGCGGGCAACAGCTCGGGCATCGTGGACGGCGCCGCCGGCGTGCTGATCGGCACCAAGGAGATGGGCGCGGCCCTGGGCCTGAAGCCGCGTGCGCGGATCATGGGCATGGCCTCTATCGGCTCGGAGCCCTCGATCATGCTGACCGGCCCCTCCTTCGTGACCGAGAAGCTGCTCAAGAAGCTGGGCATGAACGTCGGCGACATCGACCTCTATGAGCTGAACGAGGCGTTCGCCGCCGTGGTTCTGCGCATGATGCAGGCGCTGGATATCCCGCACGAGAAGATGAACGTGAACGGCGGCGCCATCGCCATGGGCCATCCGCTGGGCGCCACCGGGGCGATGATCCTGGGCACGGTGCTCGACGAGCTGGAGCGGACCGACAAGGAGACCGGCCTGATCACCCTGTGCGTCGGCGCCGGCATGGGCACCGCCACCGTCATCGAACGCGTCTAA